In Gemmatimonas sp., one genomic interval encodes:
- a CDS encoding glutamine amidotransferase encodes MSFRVRLPFLSLTGRSHVGSWFDTIGTWLFKYSPRAFARGEFVTAPVVPAMLLIGAAIVLVLLIVASHVRLRTLPWRDRFLLATLRTAAVLLVLACLFRPGLVIAAAVPQRNVLAVVFDDSRSMRITDVGASVARGDSATTAAMSRLAVMQRAFHDSTALMRALGARFAIRRFRFSAGATPVRTADEGRAAGTRSDLAQTLDDVRQDLDGMPLAGVVLVTDGADNGSSSLDDALLGLRARRVPVYTVGVGTERFARDVAVERVQAPQRLLAGAAGVVEADIRMRGLDERGVSVTLEADGRVIATENMQRPPKGDLGTLRMRIPPLPPGVHRLAVRARPLANEVVTQNNEWQTSLEVRSGPERVLYVEGEPRPEFAFLRRAVAEDSAMQVVGLMRSAERKFLRLGVRDSLELLTGFPTTREELFGYRAIILGSVEAAFFSGEQLRMLADFVSVRGGGLLVLGGRASLSEGGFAGTPLADVLPLTLTRGEINVDGPATSVQVRPTRAGDVHPALQLRETLAASRQRWDSLPPLTLVNRVGALRAGATLLLAGRTEDGRSDVPVLAWQRYGRGMSAVFTVQDSWLWRMDASIAVEDRSHQTFWRQMTRWLVDGAPSPFEVTTTPARVAPGETVVLRAQVATPQFEDINDAEVTATVTAPAGGSETLALEWSLRDDGSYAARFTPRDTGRYIVDAVAVTGRDSVQAVTTTVLVDERGADVAHAELRAPLLRRIADETGGRYYPIAEAGALADDAVYTNAGVTVREAKDLWDMPAVFLLLAFVLGAEWSYRRWRGLA; translated from the coding sequence GTGTCGTTTCGTGTTCGCCTGCCCTTCCTGTCCCTCACCGGCCGTTCTCACGTGGGATCTTGGTTCGACACGATCGGCACCTGGCTCTTCAAGTACTCTCCGCGCGCGTTTGCCCGCGGGGAGTTCGTGACGGCGCCGGTCGTACCGGCCATGCTGCTGATCGGGGCCGCAATCGTGCTGGTGCTGCTGATCGTTGCCAGCCATGTGCGCCTGCGCACGCTGCCCTGGCGTGATCGGTTCCTGCTCGCGACGTTGCGCACGGCCGCCGTGCTGCTGGTGCTGGCCTGCCTCTTCCGCCCCGGCCTGGTGATCGCCGCGGCTGTTCCGCAACGCAACGTGCTCGCGGTGGTGTTCGATGATTCGCGCAGCATGCGCATCACCGATGTCGGCGCGTCCGTCGCGCGCGGCGACAGCGCGACCACGGCTGCTATGTCGCGCCTCGCCGTCATGCAGCGCGCCTTCCATGACAGCACGGCGCTCATGCGCGCGCTGGGGGCCCGATTCGCGATCCGCCGCTTCCGGTTTTCCGCCGGTGCCACGCCGGTGCGCACCGCCGATGAGGGACGCGCCGCGGGTACCCGCTCCGACCTCGCGCAAACGCTCGACGACGTGCGACAGGATCTCGACGGCATGCCGCTCGCAGGCGTCGTGCTGGTGACCGACGGGGCCGACAACGGCAGCTCCTCACTCGACGACGCGCTGCTCGGCCTGCGCGCCCGCCGCGTGCCGGTCTACACGGTGGGCGTGGGCACGGAGCGCTTCGCGCGCGACGTGGCGGTGGAACGGGTGCAGGCGCCGCAGCGCCTGCTCGCCGGAGCCGCCGGTGTCGTAGAGGCGGACATCCGGATGCGCGGCCTCGACGAACGCGGCGTGTCGGTGACACTCGAGGCTGACGGGCGCGTGATTGCCACGGAGAACATGCAGCGCCCTCCCAAGGGTGATCTTGGCACCCTGCGCATGCGCATTCCCCCGCTTCCGCCCGGCGTGCACCGCCTCGCCGTACGGGCGCGCCCGCTCGCCAACGAAGTCGTTACACAGAACAACGAGTGGCAAACCAGTCTCGAGGTGCGCAGTGGCCCCGAGCGCGTACTCTACGTGGAAGGGGAACCGCGTCCGGAATTCGCGTTCCTGCGGCGCGCCGTGGCTGAAGACAGCGCCATGCAGGTGGTGGGACTCATGCGCAGTGCCGAGCGGAAGTTTCTGCGACTTGGTGTGCGTGACAGTCTCGAACTGCTCACTGGCTTTCCCACCACACGCGAGGAGCTCTTCGGCTATCGCGCCATCATCCTCGGCAGCGTCGAGGCGGCCTTCTTCAGCGGCGAGCAGTTGCGCATGCTGGCCGACTTCGTGAGCGTTCGCGGTGGCGGCCTGCTCGTGCTGGGTGGCCGCGCCTCGCTCAGTGAAGGCGGATTTGCCGGCACGCCGCTCGCGGACGTCCTGCCGCTCACCCTCACGCGCGGCGAGATCAACGTGGACGGGCCGGCCACCTCGGTGCAGGTACGCCCCACGCGCGCCGGTGACGTTCACCCGGCTCTTCAGCTGCGGGAGACCCTGGCCGCCTCGCGACAGCGGTGGGACTCCTTGCCCCCGCTCACCCTCGTGAACCGTGTGGGCGCGCTGCGCGCGGGCGCCACGCTGCTGCTCGCGGGTCGTACGGAAGACGGACGCAGTGATGTTCCCGTGCTGGCGTGGCAACGCTATGGGCGGGGCATGAGCGCGGTCTTCACGGTGCAGGACTCATGGCTGTGGCGCATGGACGCCAGCATCGCGGTGGAAGACCGTTCACACCAGACCTTCTGGCGCCAGATGACGCGCTGGCTCGTGGACGGCGCCCCGTCGCCTTTCGAGGTCACGACCACGCCAGCCCGCGTGGCGCCTGGCGAGACTGTGGTGCTGCGGGCACAGGTGGCCACGCCACAGTTCGAAGACATCAACGACGCGGAGGTGACGGCCACCGTCACCGCACCGGCCGGCGGCAGTGAAACCCTGGCCCTCGAGTGGTCGCTGCGCGACGACGGCAGCTACGCGGCCCGGTTCACCCCCCGCGACACCGGGCGCTACATCGTGGATGCCGTGGCCGTAACCGGGCGCGATTCAGTGCAGGCGGTGACCACCACGGTGCTGGTGGACGAACGGGGGGCCGACGTGGCGCACGCCGAGTTGCGGGCCCCGCTGCTGCGGCGCATTGCCGACGAGACCGGCGGGCGCTACTACCCGATTGCCGAGGCCGGCGCCCTCGCCGATGACGCCGTGTATACGAACGCCGGCGTGACCGTGCGCGAGGCGAAGGATCTGTGGGACATGCCGGCGGTATTTCTTCTCTTGGCCTTCGTGCTCGGGGCCGAGTGGAGCTACCGACGCTGGAGGGGACTGGCATGA
- a CDS encoding tetratricopeptide repeat protein, which produces MNRRWLVMASGLLSVLLEIPLSTACAQVPTRTDRYSAEVAAAEAAAQRGDRADAMAKARRITATYEQTGTRSSAEHSAAGRAYVLLATGNAAATRAALAAFDLAVAADSGNLDARRRLGQLFLDAYNGPEARASFEAVLARADGDAEALLGLAMVEEFEGKGTAMATARKALAAAPTSARVLSYVARLHLDAEAFDSARAVAERAVRADSMLLSAWSVLGAQAWLRGDSATHQRALRAATLLQPRPAEFYTALAEAAVRQRRYAEAVRLAEQAVRFDSLSAQALGVLGTNQLRIGQLDAGRLSVERAFALDPYNLWHKNTLDLLDKMRGFRTIRQGRFEVVAPSDDAALLALYIVPLLEQAYDSLSRRYGYQAPTPVRLEFFRQHADFSVRTVGLTGLGALGVSFGSLLAMDTPNARERGAFNWGSTAWHELTHAFTLGASGHRVPRWLSEGLSVLEERRAHVGWGARTSLPYMLAYRSGRLRPVSQMNDGFMRPRYPEETGFSYYHASLFCEWVEELRGAPALPALLTAYRDGADTPRAMQQVLGLSMAQVDAQFDSWMRRRFATELSSLGDADGRDSSGGEFVRTMRQAMGLMETRRDSARVLLDKARQLFPSYAGDDGPAWYLTRVALDVRDTTLALAMVEQVTGRDETAYAANKLEAELRERRGDLAGAMAALDRLLWIWPYTAGDHEALAVLAARAGDHARAIRERRAVIALRPPDLMEARLELARALAAGGDTAAARRELLSLLEEAPSYEGAQQLLLELRKRGGTP; this is translated from the coding sequence GTGAACCGTCGCTGGCTGGTGATGGCGAGTGGCCTGTTGAGTGTGCTGCTGGAGATTCCTCTCTCCACCGCCTGCGCACAGGTACCGACGCGCACCGATCGGTACAGCGCCGAGGTCGCCGCAGCCGAGGCCGCCGCGCAGCGCGGTGACCGCGCCGACGCCATGGCCAAGGCACGTCGCATCACGGCCACGTACGAACAGACAGGCACGCGCAGCAGCGCCGAACACAGCGCGGCCGGTCGGGCGTACGTGCTGCTGGCGACGGGGAACGCCGCGGCGACTCGCGCGGCGCTGGCGGCGTTCGATTTGGCCGTGGCCGCCGATTCGGGCAACCTCGACGCGCGGCGGCGCCTCGGGCAGCTCTTCCTCGACGCGTACAACGGCCCCGAGGCGCGCGCCTCGTTCGAGGCGGTGCTCGCCCGCGCGGATGGTGACGCGGAGGCGCTGCTGGGGCTGGCCATGGTGGAGGAGTTCGAGGGGAAGGGCACGGCCATGGCCACGGCACGCAAGGCGCTCGCGGCGGCCCCCACCAGTGCGCGCGTGCTGTCGTATGTGGCCCGCCTGCACCTCGATGCCGAGGCGTTCGACTCGGCGCGCGCCGTGGCCGAACGCGCCGTGCGCGCCGACAGCATGCTGCTCTCGGCGTGGTCGGTACTGGGGGCACAGGCGTGGCTGCGCGGCGACTCCGCCACGCACCAGCGCGCACTGCGGGCCGCCACCCTCCTGCAGCCGCGGCCCGCCGAGTTCTATACGGCCCTCGCCGAGGCAGCGGTGCGACAGCGGCGGTACGCCGAAGCCGTGCGCCTGGCAGAGCAGGCCGTGCGCTTCGACAGCCTGTCGGCACAGGCGCTCGGAGTGCTGGGCACCAATCAGCTGCGCATCGGGCAGCTGGATGCCGGGCGCCTGTCGGTGGAGCGGGCCTTTGCGCTCGATCCCTACAATCTGTGGCACAAGAACACCCTGGATCTGCTGGACAAGATGCGCGGCTTCCGCACCATCAGGCAGGGACGCTTCGAAGTCGTGGCACCGTCCGATGATGCCGCGTTGCTGGCGTTGTACATCGTACCACTGCTCGAGCAGGCCTACGATTCCCTCTCACGCCGCTATGGGTACCAGGCGCCCACGCCGGTGCGCCTCGAGTTCTTCCGACAGCATGCCGACTTCTCCGTGCGCACCGTGGGGCTCACGGGACTGGGTGCGCTGGGCGTGAGCTTTGGCAGCCTGCTGGCCATGGATACCCCCAATGCGCGGGAGCGCGGTGCGTTCAACTGGGGGAGCACGGCGTGGCACGAGCTCACGCACGCGTTTACCCTGGGCGCTTCGGGGCATCGCGTTCCCCGGTGGCTCTCCGAAGGGCTCTCGGTGCTCGAGGAACGGCGCGCGCATGTGGGATGGGGCGCCCGCACGTCGCTGCCGTACATGCTGGCGTACCGGAGTGGACGCCTGCGACCGGTCAGCCAGATGAACGACGGGTTCATGCGTCCGCGATACCCGGAAGAAACGGGCTTCAGTTACTACCACGCTTCGCTGTTTTGCGAATGGGTGGAAGAGCTACGTGGCGCGCCTGCGCTACCGGCGCTGCTTACCGCGTATCGCGATGGCGCCGACACGCCGCGCGCCATGCAGCAGGTGCTGGGGCTGAGCATGGCGCAGGTGGATGCCCAGTTCGATTCCTGGATGCGACGACGCTTCGCGACCGAGCTGAGCTCACTGGGTGATGCCGACGGCCGTGACAGCAGCGGCGGCGAGTTCGTGCGCACGATGCGGCAGGCAATGGGTCTGATGGAGACGCGCCGCGACTCGGCCAGGGTGCTGCTGGACAAGGCGCGGCAGCTGTTCCCCTCCTATGCCGGCGACGATGGACCGGCGTGGTATCTCACGCGCGTGGCGCTCGACGTGCGCGACACGACGCTGGCACTGGCCATGGTGGAACAGGTCACGGGGCGCGACGAAACCGCCTATGCGGCCAACAAGCTGGAGGCGGAACTCCGTGAACGTCGCGGCGATCTCGCGGGCGCCATGGCGGCCCTCGATCGGCTGTTGTGGATCTGGCCGTATACGGCGGGAGACCACGAAGCCTTGGCCGTGCTCGCCGCGCGGGCCGGCGACCACGCGCGGGCAATTCGCGAGCGGCGCGCGGTGATCGCGCTGCGGCCGCCGGATCTCATGGAAGCGCGGCTCGAACTTGCCCGCGCGCTCGCGGCGGGTGGCGATACGGCAGCGGCACGACGCGAACTTCTGAGCCTGCTGGAAGAGGCCCCGAGCTACGAGGGCGCCCAGCAGCTGTTGCTCGAGCTCCGCAAGCGCGGGGGGACCCCATGA
- a CDS encoding DUF4159 domain-containing protein: protein MASALLSLVALAAVEGQRRRGAPEFEPNVPYDGRLTWVRVKYILPDFSSSSGFRGGRDLPWSHDYPRGERNFTKIMSELSTARVRLGASNILTLDDPLLGKYPVAYMAEPGFWRPNDKEVLGLRNYLAKGGFIIFDDFAGQHWFNFESQMQRVLPNVRAVPLDTSHPIFDSFYKITSLDYTHPFYGLKAVFYGFFEDNDPRKRLLAIANYNNDLSEMWEFSDVGMFPVDMSNEAYKLGVNYVIYALTR, encoded by the coding sequence ATGGCGAGCGCCCTGCTGTCGCTGGTGGCGCTCGCGGCGGTGGAAGGCCAGCGGCGCCGCGGAGCACCGGAATTCGAACCGAACGTGCCGTACGACGGACGGCTCACCTGGGTGCGCGTCAAGTACATCCTTCCCGACTTCAGCAGCAGCAGCGGCTTTCGCGGCGGGCGCGACTTGCCGTGGTCGCACGACTATCCGCGCGGCGAACGCAACTTCACCAAGATCATGAGTGAGCTCTCCACGGCGCGCGTGCGTCTGGGAGCGAGCAACATCCTCACGCTCGATGATCCGCTGCTGGGGAAGTACCCCGTGGCATACATGGCCGAGCCGGGATTCTGGCGCCCCAACGACAAGGAAGTACTCGGGCTGCGCAATTATCTCGCCAAGGGCGGCTTCATCATTTTCGACGATTTTGCCGGTCAGCACTGGTTCAACTTCGAAAGCCAGATGCAGCGCGTACTCCCCAACGTGCGGGCCGTCCCGCTGGATACGTCGCACCCCATCTTCGATTCGTTCTACAAGATCACCTCGCTCGACTACACGCACCCGTTCTACGGGCTCAAGGCGGTGTTCTACGGGTTCTTCGAGGACAACGATCCGCGCAAGCGCCTGCTGGCGATCGCCAACTACAACAACGACCTGTCGGAGATGTGGGAGTTCTCCGACGTGGGGATGTTCCCCGTCGACATGTCGAATGAAGCGTACAAGCTGGGCGTGAATTACGTGATCTACGCACTGACCCGCTGA